From a region of the Lepidochelys kempii isolate rLepKem1 chromosome 26, rLepKem1.hap2, whole genome shotgun sequence genome:
- the PHYHIP gene encoding phytanoyl-CoA hydroxylase-interacting protein: MELLSTPRSIEINNITCDSFRISWAMDGGDLERVTHYFIDLNKKENKNSNKFKHRDVPTKLVAKAVPLPMTVRGHWFLSPRTEYSVAVQTAVKQSDGEYLVSGWSETVEFCTGDYAKEHLAQLQEKAELIAGRMLRFSVFYRNQHKEYFQHVRMHCGNMMKPSLKDNSGSHGSPTSGMLHGIFFSCNTEFNTGQPPQDSPYGRYRFQIPAQRLFSPNTNLYFADFYCMYTAYHYVVLVLAPKGSPGDHFCRERLPQLDISCNKFLTCCMEDGELVYHHAQDIILEVIYTEPVDLSVGVLGEISGHQLMSLSTADAKKDPSCKTCNISVGR, translated from the exons ATGGAGCTGCTCTCCACCCCCCGCAGCATCGAGATCAACAACATCACATGTGACTCGTTCCGGATCTCCTGGGCCATGGACGGGGGAGACCTGGAGCGAGTCACCCACTACTTCATCGACCTCAACAAGAAGGAGAACAAGAACTCCAACAAATTCAAACACAGG GATGTGCCCACCAAGCTGGTCGCCAAGGCAGTCCCACTGCCCATGACTGTGAGGGGCCACTGGTTCCTGAGCCCCAGGACAGAGTACAGCGTGGCCGTGCAGACAGCGGTGAAGCAGAGTGATGGGGAGTACCTGGTGTCCGGCTGGAGCGAGACCGTGGAGTTCTGCACGGGGG ACTATGCCAAGGAGCACCTGGCCCAGCTGCAGGAGAAGGCTGAGCTCATTGCGGGCAGGATGCTCAGATTCTCTGTCTTCTATAGGAACCAGCacaaggaatatttccagcatGTCAG GATGCATTGTGGGAACATGATGAAGCCCTCCCTGAAGGACAACAGCGGGAGCCATGGCTCACCCACCAGCGGCATGCTGCACGGGATCTTCTTCAGCTGCAACACCGAGTTCAACACAGgccagcccccccaggactcACCCTACGGCCGCTACCGCTTCCAGATCCCCGCCCAGCGCCTCTTCAGCCCCAACACCAACCTCTACTTTGCGGACTTCTACTGCATGTACACCGCCTACCACTACGTCGTCCTGGTGCTGGCCCCCAAGGGCTCCCCGGGAGACCACTTCTGCCGGGAGCGCCTGCCCCAGCTGGACATTTCCTGCAACAAGTTCCTGACCTGCTGCATGGAGGACGGCGAGCTGGTCTATCACCATGCCCAGGACATCATCCTGGAGGTCATATACACCGAGCCCGTTGACCTCAGCGTGGGTGTACTGGGAGAGATCAGCGGCCACCAACTCATGAGCCTCTCCACTGCTGATGCCAAAAAGGACCCCAGCTGCAAGACGTGCAATATCAGCGTGGGGCGCTAG
- the POLR3D gene encoding DNA-directed RNA polymerase III subunit RPC4, whose product MSEGSSGNDAGNPGSLRPGLAGARGLIGRRPATPISPGRLPSIRSRDLTLGGVKKKTFTPNIISRKIKEEPKEDISIKKEKKERDRDRQRDGHGRGRGRPEVIQSHSIFEQGPAEMMKKKGTWDKTVDMSDFGPSHIINIKKEKRETDEETKQILRMLEKDDFLDDPRLRNDIRNKPVQLPLAHSGWLFKEEGDDQEDMKPLATSTKEEMMEVDLPSVKVKEEPRDEEDSEEPLVVAKPSQAKAPPSYPQDISVAELLQSLSLTKEEELVFLQLPDTLPGQPPTQDTKPIKTEVQNEEGQMVMVKQEKNQEAKQAENICTLGDLPEGQVGKLLIRKSGKVQLVLGKVTLDVTMGTPCSFLQELVSVGTGDGRTGEMIVLGHVKHKLVCSPDFESLLEHRHR is encoded by the exons ATGTCGGAGGGGAGTTCAGGCAACGACGCTGGAAACCCAGGCAGTCTCCGGCCTGGACTCGCTGGGGCACGAGGGCTGATAGGGAGGAGACCTGCCACCCCCATTAGCCCCGGGCGCCTCCCCTCCATCCGTTCCCGAGACCTTACCCTCGGAGGAGTAAAGAAG aaaACTTTCACCCCCAACATAATTAGCAGGAAGATCAAAGAAGA GCCAAAAGAGGATATCTCCAtcaagaaagagaagaaagagagagatcggGATCGGCAGCGAGATGGCCATGGACGAGGCAGGGGGAGGCCGGAGGTCATTCAGTCCCACTCCATCTTCGAGCAAGGCCCAGCAGAAATGATGAAGAAGAAGG GCACTTGGGATAAGACCGTGGACATGTCAGACTTTGGACCTTCCCACATCATCAACATAAAGAAAGAGAAGAGGGAGACGGACGAGGAGACCAAGCAGATCCTGCGTATGCTGGAAAAGGATGAT TTCCTTGATGACCCACGCTTGAGGAATGACATCCGGAACAAGCCAGTTCAACTACCCCTGGCCCACTCAGGCTGGCTGTTCAAGGAGGAGGGCGATGACCAGGAAGATATGAAGCCTTTGGCCACCAGCACCAAGGAGGAGATGATGGAAGTGGATTTGCCTTCAGTGAAAG TGAAAGAGGAGCCCCGCGATGAGGAGGACTCTGAGGAGCCACTGGTGGTTGCCAAGCCATCTCAGGCAAAGGCACCTCCCAGCTACCCGCAAGACATCTCCgtggcagagctgctgcagagtcTGAGCCTGACCAAGGAGGAGGAGCTGGTCTTCCTGCAGCTGCCAGACACCCTCCCTGGGCAGCCGCCCACGCAGGACACCAAGCCCATCAAAACAGAGGTGCAGAATGAGGAGGGGCAGATGGTGATGGTGAAGCAGGAGAAGAACCAG GAGGCCAAGCAGGCTGAGAACATCTGCACCCTGGGGGACCTGCCAGAAGGGCAGGTGGGGAAGCTGCTGATCCGCAAATCGGGAAAGGTGCAGCTGGTTCTGGGCAAAGTGACTCTGGACGTGACCATGGGGACCCCCTGCTCCTTTTTGCAG GAACTGGTATCTGTGGGCACTGGAGACGGCAGGACTGGAGAGATGATCGTCTTGGGACATGTGAAGCACAAGCTGGTGTGTTCCCCAGACTTTGAGTCCCTGCTGGAGCACAGGCATCGataa